A window of Adhaeribacter arboris genomic DNA:
GAGAGTGCGTCTGGCTCCTATGCTGCCCGCAATAAAGGTATTAGTTTGGCTAAAGGTGAAATTTTCGGGTTTACAGATTCGGATTGTATTCCTCATACTGACTGGTTAAAAAACGCCGTCCAGTTTTTTAAGGAAAATTCTGATTATGATAGAATCGGTGGCAAAGTAGAACTATTTTTTTCTGGTACTCAGTATACTGTTGCAGAAGCTTACGAAATTGTTTATGCTTTTCGACAAGATGAGAATGTAAAAAATGGAAGATCGGTTACGGCCAATATGTTTACTAAGAAAAAAGTTTTAGATAAAATAGGGCTTTTTAACCAAAACATGTATTCTGGTGGCGACTTTGAATGGGGTAAAAGAGCAACAGCTAATAACTTTAAGATTGGCTATGCTCCAAATGTAATTATTAACCATCCTGCTAGAAAAGAATTAAAACAAATAACTAGAAAAGCCCGCCGTGTAGTTTCAGGTAAGAAAGAAATTACAAAATCAGAAACTGGTATTTTACAAAAATATGTAGACTTCGTTTACGAGATTCGTCCCCCATTTAATGAGTTTAAGCATATTTTTTCTCGGGGCAAGCAACTTAACTTACGATTGAAACTTCTAGTATTTCTTACTAGATATAATATTAGAGTTACCCGCGCTTTTGAAGAATTACGTTTGGTACATGGTGCAAAACCAGTTTATGACGCTTAATGAAATTTTATACCACTTAATTTAATAATACATACTTTAACTAATATATTCAGAATATTAGTTATGAATGAATCTAAAAAGATGTAAGAAGTAAAATACTTATCATTAGTCTTACTTAGTACTCTTCGTAAACATCTTTTAATATTAATTATATGATTGCCCATCCCTTCTTTTCCGTTATTATTCCCGTACATAATAAGTTACCCCACTTAGATAGATCTATCAATTCTGTACTTCATCAAACCTACTCTAACTTCGAAGTTATATTAGTGGATGATGCTTCATCGGATGGTTCATCTGAAAAGCTTACGGAATTTACTGATGTTAGAGTTAGGAGATTTCGCCGGCAAACTCCAGGTCCTGGTGGTTATGCAGCTCGGAATGTTGGAATTGAGAATGCAAGATATGATTGGATTTGTTTCTTGGATGCTGATGATGAGTGGAAGTTGAATTTATTAGAAACTATTGCTGAAGTAATACAAAACAACAGTAAATTAGACATTATAAGTTGGGGCTGGTTCTGGACAAAAGGTAAAGAAAAAAAGCTTGATGCTTATTCTACATTTAATAAAAATTATTCTACTAAAGAGTTTACTTTAATTGATTTCCTGAAAGGGCCTCAGCCCATTTGGACTGGGGCCGTAGCTATTAAAACCGATGTATTAAAAAAGGCAGGTAAATTTCCCGAAAATGAATTTAAAAGAGGCGGGGATATGGATACCTGGACAAGATGTTTATGGAATAGTAAGGAATCCGTTTGGATAAATAAAGCAATGTCTTACTATCATATTGATTCTGTTAACATGGTTACTAAAAATATAGAACGGGAAACCAGATTTATTTTTTCGCCCTTTTTACAAAACTTACTTAAAACTGTTTCTGATAAAAAGCTGAAAGAAGCTATAAAATATTATCAGAACAGATACATTTATATCATTTTAAATGGAAATGTATACCAAGGTAAAGGAATAAACTATGCTTTATTACACAAAATGAATTGGAATAAACAAGGTATTTGGCTTTATCTTAAACTTCATTTAAACAATTTAAAAATTTCATTCAGCAAGTAATTTATTACGGCTTAACTTTTTGAATTAAGTTTTTGAAGTAGCTAATACTTAAACTATAAATTTTAAAATTAAATGTACCAAATAAGACAGGAAAGCTTAAAGTCAAAACTTGATTGGGGGTACATCATTACCTTATTTGCCATTGCTAGTGTATTTTTAGGAAGTACTCTAATTAAACTGGATGTTTCCTT
This region includes:
- a CDS encoding glycosyltransferase; its protein translation is MSSIPFVSVIIPTYRDWKRLSYCIDALDKQTYPKESFEVIIVNNDPKDQIPENYYLPDNIIIINESASGSYAARNKGISLAKGEIFGFTDSDCIPHTDWLKNAVQFFKENSDYDRIGGKVELFFSGTQYTVAEAYEIVYAFRQDENVKNGRSVTANMFTKKKVLDKIGLFNQNMYSGGDFEWGKRATANNFKIGYAPNVIINHPARKELKQITRKARRVVSGKKEITKSETGILQKYVDFVYEIRPPFNEFKHIFSRGKQLNLRLKLLVFLTRYNIRVTRAFEELRLVHGAKPVYDA
- a CDS encoding glycosyltransferase family 2 protein; this encodes MIAHPFFSVIIPVHNKLPHLDRSINSVLHQTYSNFEVILVDDASSDGSSEKLTEFTDVRVRRFRRQTPGPGGYAARNVGIENARYDWICFLDADDEWKLNLLETIAEVIQNNSKLDIISWGWFWTKGKEKKLDAYSTFNKNYSTKEFTLIDFLKGPQPIWTGAVAIKTDVLKKAGKFPENEFKRGGDMDTWTRCLWNSKESVWINKAMSYYHIDSVNMVTKNIERETRFIFSPFLQNLLKTVSDKKLKEAIKYYQNRYIYIILNGNVYQGKGINYALLHKMNWNKQGIWLYLKLHLNNLKISFSK